Proteins from a single region of Psychrobacter cryohalolentis K5:
- a CDS encoding LysR family transcriptional regulator — translation MKWDGISEFVYVAEFESFTKAASKLAISTAQVSRQVTALEKRLNTKLLYRTTRKVSLTEEGRVFYQHCRSILDGLDAAEQAVSNLQSKPQGRINLTAPVTYGEQQLLPLINDFMVQYSDIEVTAFLSNQKIDLIEGGYDLAIRIGKLSDSTMMANKLSHRTNFVCASPAYFEKYGRPKTLDELSQHSCLLGTLDYWHFKEADTERNIRVSGKIRYNSGYSLVDAALKGLGIVQLPDYYVQKHLATGRLMTVLDGYREQEEGIWAVYPHNRHLSPKIRLLVDYLADHLA, via the coding sequence ATGAAGTGGGATGGTATCAGTGAGTTTGTTTACGTGGCAGAATTTGAGAGCTTTACTAAAGCGGCGTCCAAGCTTGCCATCTCGACGGCTCAAGTGAGTCGGCAAGTCACTGCACTGGAGAAGCGGCTCAATACCAAGCTGCTGTATCGAACCACGCGTAAAGTGTCGCTAACAGAAGAAGGGCGGGTGTTTTATCAGCATTGCCGCAGCATCCTTGATGGACTCGATGCCGCAGAGCAAGCGGTCAGTAATTTGCAGTCCAAACCGCAAGGTCGCATCAATCTGACAGCTCCTGTCACCTATGGAGAACAGCAGCTATTGCCACTGATAAATGATTTTATGGTGCAATATAGTGATATCGAAGTGACGGCTTTTTTGAGCAATCAGAAGATTGATTTGATTGAAGGTGGTTATGATTTGGCAATACGTATCGGTAAGCTGAGCGACTCTACGATGATGGCAAATAAACTCAGTCACCGTACCAACTTTGTCTGTGCATCGCCCGCTTATTTTGAGAAATATGGTCGCCCAAAAACCTTGGATGAGCTGAGTCAACACAGCTGCTTATTGGGTACACTTGATTATTGGCATTTTAAAGAAGCAGATACAGAGCGCAATATACGCGTGAGCGGCAAGATACGTTATAACAGTGGTTATAGCTTGGTTGATGCCGCGCTAAAGGGGCTTGGTATCGTACAATTGCCAGATTATTATGTACAAAAACATCTAGCAACCGGTCGTTTAATGACGGTATTGGACGGATATAGAGAGCAAGAAGAAGGGATATGGGCAGTCTACCCGCACAATCGTCATTTATCGCCAAAAATTAGGCTGTTGGTGGACTATCTAGCAGATCATTTGGCGTAA
- a CDS encoding DUF4031 domain-containing protein, whose product MAIYVDFMQIEFKGYKWCHLLADTLQELHDFAALIEVDARLFHRHASYPHYDVTVQMREIAIEYGAIPADRKKIIECAKKLKVELREQIARSEHC is encoded by the coding sequence ATGGCGATATACGTGGATTTTATGCAGATAGAGTTTAAAGGCTATAAGTGGTGCCATCTGCTGGCAGATACCTTGCAAGAGCTGCATGATTTTGCTGCGTTGATTGAAGTGGATGCGCGCTTATTCCATCGTCATGCCAGTTACCCGCACTACGATGTCACCGTACAAATGCGAGAGATAGCGATTGAGTATGGTGCTATCCCTGCCGATCGAAAAAAGATTATAGAATGTGCAAAGAAATTAAAAGTAGAGTTGCGTGAGCAAATAGCACGCTCTGAGCATTGCTAA
- the gdhA gene encoding NADP-specific glutamate dehydrogenase: MSISQAIEKIEARYAHQPEFIQAVKEVAITIAPLYDSHPEYDAFKVFERLVEPDRVMGFRINWENDKGVVQVNRGWRVQFSNALGPYKGGIRFHPTVNQSVLKFLGFEQIFKNALTGLPMGGAKGGSDFDPKGKSDNEIRRFCYAFMRELHPYINKDTDVPAGDIGVSGREISYMFAMYKNLTREYGGVLTGKGVGFGGSLMRTEATGYGAVYFLENMLTAQNERIDGKRVLVSGAGNVSLHAAEKAHMLGGVVVTVSDSQGTLYDGAGLNQEKINWLKAQKAKSQPLADYVAVYGGEWFAGQKPWHIKGDIAIPSATQNEVNEDDAKLMVENGIKYVVEGANMPLTAEAIDHIRLHRVHYAPGKAANAGGVAVSGLEMSQNSVRQYKTFEEIDARLKVIMKNIHDGAAEASEKYHQTDKGYIDYMTGANIVGFKRVADALVAYGILN; this comes from the coding sequence ATGAGTATCAGTCAGGCAATCGAAAAAATCGAAGCACGTTATGCCCATCAACCTGAGTTTATTCAGGCAGTAAAAGAAGTTGCAATCACGATTGCGCCACTATATGACTCTCATCCTGAATATGATGCTTTCAAAGTTTTTGAGCGCTTGGTTGAGCCTGACCGCGTGATGGGTTTCCGTATCAACTGGGAAAACGATAAAGGTGTAGTACAGGTCAATCGCGGCTGGCGTGTCCAATTTAGTAACGCGTTAGGTCCTTATAAGGGTGGTATTAGATTTCACCCAACCGTCAATCAATCGGTCTTAAAATTCTTAGGATTTGAGCAAATTTTTAAAAATGCCTTGACCGGTTTGCCAATGGGCGGCGCTAAAGGTGGTTCTGATTTTGATCCAAAGGGCAAGTCAGACAACGAAATCCGTCGTTTTTGCTATGCTTTCATGCGTGAGCTGCATCCCTATATCAATAAAGATACGGATGTACCGGCAGGTGATATCGGCGTTAGCGGACGCGAAATCAGCTATATGTTTGCCATGTATAAAAACCTGACCCGCGAATACGGCGGTGTATTGACTGGTAAAGGCGTAGGGTTTGGTGGCAGTTTGATGCGTACGGAAGCGACGGGCTATGGCGCGGTTTACTTCTTAGAAAATATGCTAACGGCTCAAAATGAGCGCATAGATGGTAAGCGAGTACTGGTTTCAGGCGCGGGTAACGTCTCTCTACATGCCGCTGAAAAAGCTCATATGCTGGGCGGTGTTGTGGTCACCGTATCTGATTCCCAAGGTACCTTGTATGATGGGGCGGGTCTAAATCAAGAAAAAATAAACTGGTTAAAAGCGCAAAAAGCAAAAAGCCAACCATTAGCAGATTACGTAGCTGTCTATGGCGGTGAATGGTTCGCTGGTCAAAAACCTTGGCATATCAAAGGCGATATCGCTATTCCATCAGCCACGCAAAACGAAGTGAATGAAGACGACGCTAAGCTGATGGTTGAGAACGGCATTAAGTATGTGGTTGAAGGCGCTAATATGCCATTGACTGCAGAAGCAATTGATCATATCCGCTTGCACCGTGTGCACTATGCTCCAGGTAAAGCGGCAAATGCAGGCGGCGTAGCAGTATCTGGTCTTGAGATGTCACAGAACTCAGTACGTCAGTACAAAACTTTTGAAGAGATTGATGCACGTTTAAAAGTTATTATGAAAAATATTCATGACGGCGCTGCTGAAGCCTCAGAAAAATACCATCAAACTGATAAAGGTTATATCGATTATATGACTGGCGCTAATATCGTCGGCTTTAAACGTGTTGCCGATGCCTTAGTTGCTTATGGTATCTTGAACTAA
- a CDS encoding GNAT family N-acetyltransferase, whose product MKPYIETERLYLRQWQASDFAIFAAMNADPEVMKYFPKLLSAKVSDIIASKCQQLIEDNGWGFWAISLKDCSNKNDDFIGFVGLNQTHADMSFAPCVEIAWRLRKDFWGQGYATEAARASLDFAFSELALDEVVAFTAVINKRSQLLMKRIRMTDTQNNFYHPALESNHLLAEHVLYKITRQQWQAV is encoded by the coding sequence ATGAAACCTTATATAGAAACAGAGCGTCTTTATCTTAGACAGTGGCAAGCAAGCGATTTTGCAATATTTGCTGCTATGAATGCCGATCCAGAGGTTATGAAGTATTTCCCCAAGCTTTTATCAGCTAAAGTGAGCGATATTATTGCGAGTAAATGCCAGCAGCTGATTGAAGATAATGGTTGGGGATTTTGGGCGATTAGTCTAAAAGACTGTTCAAACAAAAACGATGACTTTATTGGTTTTGTTGGCTTAAATCAGACGCATGCTGATATGTCTTTTGCTCCCTGTGTTGAGATTGCTTGGCGACTGCGTAAGGATTTTTGGGGACAAGGCTATGCAACTGAAGCTGCTCGTGCGTCTTTAGATTTTGCTTTCAGCGAGCTGGCGCTTGATGAGGTGGTTGCATTTACTGCTGTGATTAATAAGCGTTCTCAACTGCTTATGAAGCGTATCAGAATGACTGATACGCAAAACAATTTTTATCATCCTGCACTTGAGTCAAATCATTTACTCGCTGAACATGTGCTATATAAGATCACTCGGCAGCAGTGGCAGGCAGTTTAA
- a CDS encoding DUF302 domain-containing protein → MLKIISIAALALAVSSCASVENILNASDKMPSTPETMIAINAKKGLVTMQSPHSVQDTADKLAAIIESKGMKVFARVDHQKNAKSVDLTLRPTQVIMFGNPKAGTPLMQCEQSVAIALPQKILISEDADKKVWLSYNNPEYLKNRHNIKGCDTEIANISKALNSVSKAAIAK, encoded by the coding sequence ATGCTTAAGATTATCTCTATTGCTGCCTTAGCTTTGGCTGTATCCTCTTGCGCCAGTGTTGAAAATATTTTAAACGCGTCTGATAAGATGCCATCAACGCCAGAAACGATGATTGCTATCAATGCTAAAAAAGGTTTGGTTACGATGCAAAGTCCTCATTCCGTGCAAGATACCGCTGATAAGCTGGCAGCGATTATTGAAAGCAAAGGTATGAAGGTGTTCGCACGCGTCGATCATCAAAAAAATGCAAAAAGTGTCGATTTAACATTAAGACCAACACAAGTCATTATGTTTGGTAATCCAAAAGCGGGTACGCCATTGATGCAATGCGAGCAAAGCGTCGCCATCGCCTTACCGCAAAAAATTCTCATCAGCGAAGATGCCGATAAAAAAGTATGGCTGTCATATAATAATCCTGAGTATTTAAAAAATCGTCATAATATTAAGGGTTGCGATACCGAGATTGCTAACATCTCAAAAGCGCTTAACAGTGTTAGTAAGGCAGCTATTGCCAAGTAA
- a CDS encoding S-(hydroxymethyl)glutathione dehydrogenase/class III alcohol dehydrogenase translates to MSDKFIKSKAAIAWGPNQPLSIEEVDVMLPRKGEVLVKIIASGVCHTDAFTLSGEDPEGVFPAILGHEGGGIVEQIGEGVTSVQVGDHVIPLYTAECGECKFCTSGKTNLCSAVRETQGKGLMPDGTTRFYKDGQPIYHYMGCSTFSEYTVLPEISLAKVDANAPLEKVCLLGCGVTTGLGAVMNTAKVEEGATVAVFGLGGIGLAAIIGAKMAKASRIIGIDINEDKFELAKKLGATDCINSKDYDKPIQEVIVEMTDGGVDYSFECIGNVDVMRSALECCHKGWGESVIIGVAGAGKEISTRPFQLVTGRVWRGSAFGGVKGRTELPGYVDRYMQGDIPLNDFITHTMPLENINEAFDLMHKGESIRTVIHF, encoded by the coding sequence ATGTCAGATAAATTTATCAAATCAAAAGCCGCCATTGCTTGGGGCCCTAATCAGCCATTATCGATTGAAGAAGTGGACGTCATGCTACCGCGTAAAGGCGAAGTATTGGTTAAAATCATCGCTAGTGGCGTCTGCCATACCGATGCGTTTACCTTATCTGGTGAAGACCCAGAAGGTGTATTCCCAGCTATCCTAGGTCATGAAGGTGGCGGTATCGTTGAGCAAATCGGCGAAGGCGTGACTAGCGTGCAAGTGGGTGACCATGTCATTCCTTTGTATACTGCAGAGTGCGGCGAATGTAAGTTCTGTACTTCAGGTAAAACCAACTTATGCTCAGCGGTACGTGAGACCCAAGGTAAAGGCTTAATGCCAGATGGCACCACCCGTTTTTATAAAGACGGTCAGCCAATCTACCATTATATGGGTTGCTCAACCTTTTCTGAATATACGGTATTGCCAGAGATCTCTTTAGCCAAAGTTGACGCCAATGCACCATTAGAAAAAGTTTGCTTACTTGGTTGTGGTGTGACCACTGGTCTGGGTGCAGTCATGAATACCGCTAAGGTTGAAGAAGGCGCGACCGTTGCGGTTTTCGGTCTTGGTGGTATTGGCTTAGCGGCTATTATCGGTGCAAAAATGGCAAAAGCCAGTCGTATTATCGGTATTGATATTAACGAAGATAAATTTGAGCTCGCCAAAAAGCTTGGCGCAACTGATTGCATCAACTCTAAAGATTATGACAAGCCTATCCAAGAGGTCATCGTTGAGATGACTGATGGCGGTGTAGATTACTCATTTGAGTGTATCGGTAATGTCGATGTTATGCGTTCAGCGCTTGAGTGCTGTCATAAAGGCTGGGGCGAGTCAGTCATCATCGGTGTCGCTGGTGCAGGCAAAGAAATCTCAACCCGTCCATTCCAGCTAGTAACGGGTCGAGTCTGGCGTGGTTCAGCTTTTGGCGGCGTCAAAGGTCGCACGGAATTACCCGGCTATGTCGATCGTTATATGCAAGGTGATATTCCATTAAATGACTTTATCACTCATACGATGCCATTAGAAAACATCAACGAAGCGTTTGATTTGATGCATAAAGGCGAGAGTATCCGTACGGTTATTCATTTTTAA
- a CDS encoding DsbA family oxidoreductase: MENSKQLTSEQPLRIDIVSDVVCPWCVVGYRQLAAALEQTNTDHEIHWHPFELNPNMPSEGQNMREHIMEKYGSSKAESDASRTRIAEAGSEVGFEFNFTDDLRMHNTFNLHQLLHWAEQQGRMHELKQALFIAHFTDNRNLSDIRVLADIAAEIGLDGKEALTVLEDQRFANAVREIEQHWQRQGIQSVPAIIFNEQHLVSGAQGVDNYVNILEQLANMQE; this comes from the coding sequence ATGGAAAACTCAAAGCAGTTAACATCAGAGCAGCCACTGCGCATCGATATCGTATCAGACGTGGTCTGCCCTTGGTGTGTCGTCGGCTATCGCCAACTGGCAGCCGCACTAGAGCAAACCAATACTGATCATGAGATACATTGGCATCCGTTTGAGCTAAATCCTAATATGCCAAGCGAGGGTCAAAACATGCGTGAGCATATCATGGAGAAATATGGCTCAAGCAAAGCCGAGTCAGACGCTAGCCGCACTAGAATAGCCGAAGCAGGTTCTGAGGTCGGCTTTGAGTTTAATTTTACTGATGACTTGCGTATGCACAACACCTTTAATCTGCATCAGCTTTTGCATTGGGCTGAGCAGCAAGGGCGCATGCATGAGTTAAAGCAGGCATTATTTATCGCGCACTTTACCGATAATAGAAACCTCTCTGATATCAGGGTACTTGCCGATATTGCTGCAGAGATTGGGTTAGATGGTAAAGAAGCGTTGACGGTTTTAGAAGACCAGCGGTTTGCCAATGCCGTACGTGAGATAGAGCAGCATTGGCAGCGGCAAGGTATTCAAAGCGTCCCTGCTATCATTTTTAATGAGCAGCACTTGGTTAGTGGCGCGCAAGGCGTGGATAATTATGTCAATATTTTAGAGCAGCTAGCCAATATGCAAGAATAA
- a CDS encoding DUF2164 domain-containing protein, which translates to MNKDKPITLSDETEILILDQLRVYMNDEFDIDIGNLPAKFLLDFIIETVGPHLYNQVVDDMEPWLYERFTGMLEDMHSFKKD; encoded by the coding sequence ATGAATAAAGATAAACCAATCACCCTATCAGATGAAACTGAGATCCTTATCTTAGATCAACTACGGGTTTATATGAATGATGAATTCGATATCGATATTGGCAATTTGCCCGCTAAGTTCTTATTGGATTTTATCATCGAAACCGTAGGTCCACATTTATACAATCAAGTGGTCGATGATATGGAGCCATGGCTATACGAGAGGTTTACGGGGATGTTAGAAGACATGCATAGCTTTAAAAAGGACTAA